GACGCAGAGAGCCCTCGaagctgtcgccgccgtttTCACAGGAACTTTTCGGCTGGTTAATAACCCCCTGAGGCAACCCTTTGAGGGTGTTTCCAATTATGAACCAAAAGGTTTGAGTAAAAGTCTATCAGGTGTTGTGAGTACGAATACCGAGTGTCCGTTCCCAGTCCTGCGCGAGTCCCGACATACCGGAGCGGGGGTATCGGGGCGGGGCATCGGAGTGGAGCACCGGAAAGTGACGGTCGCGGGAAGCCCGTTCATGCCGCTTTTCGCCCCAGGCACTCATTCACCTGACATAGGTGAGTGGCCGGACAATCTGATGTTTTCCGTCTCCCAAGTTGTGACCGTAAACAGTGTATTGGTATGACGTGCAAGTTGTCGCCGAGCCCACCGCTCAGCATAGATATTGAagtctctcgctctctctaAATTCTTGGGAAACCTATTCTATTTGCTCTTGTCTACAATGAAGCCCCCACCAGTCACTTCTTCTTGAAATCATTCCTGGGCACCCGCGCAACCCAGTACAGAaacgccgccgcggcgacgtTGAACACGCAAAACGCCCAAACAAACCCGAAATCACGCCACCGATTCTCGAAGCTCATGTTCATGCCGGACAAGAAGGCGTTGGTGTCTGCCATGCCGCAAAACTGGCACTCGCTGGCGTTGCCATCTATGAGGTACCCGCCTGCGTTCCCGATGTACTCGGCCATGTAATCGCCGCAGCTGCTGCCGCTTGGGGCGCTGAACACGAGCAGCTCCGTCGGGCTACACGTGACGGGTGCATTCGCCAGGCCGACCGTGAGGAACCCTTCCATGATGTACGTGAAGGGATTGACGCGGTACATGAAGATCCAGAAGCCAGGCAGCTCGTTGGGGCCAGCCAGCACGCTTTTCTCAAGTCAGTCGGACTGTTCATCTTTGCCACAGAGCAAACTGttgttgggggggggggactttACCCGCAGAAAGCAAACATCAGGATGAAGAACAAGTTCATGATGCCGCCCGCGACCTCGGCACTTCCCAACCCGGCAATCATGAGATGCGCAAACGTGCTCGAGAACAGGAAAAAGGCCCAGCAGATCAAGAACAAAGTGGCGGCGCGAGAGTGAACGGCATCTGTCCATGCCGCGTTCCGGTCAAGTCTGATGGGGTAGTACCAGAACAGGAAAGACAAGACAGCCATGATCTGACCATCCGGTGTTAGTTTCGCCATTCACAACATGTCCTGGTGGTCGTGGGGCGGGACTTACCGAGTTCCAGAACATTTCGACAATGATATTGGCAGCCAAGAAGGCTTTCCAGGAATACGACTTGGCGGGACGCTCGCGAGCTTCGTACATGGTGCGTTGGGACACGAAAAGGGGCATGATCTGCTGCACCACCTGGCCGAACATGGCAAGGAAGATGAAAACACCGAACATCTGGTTCCGCAGACCACGCTCCGTGTTGCTTCCTCCTACGAGCGTCAATCCGATAAAGAGCGCCTGTTTTTTATTATTACAAATGGTCAGAGGGTGACGACAGCGGATGCCGTGGATGGCGCTGTACTTACCGAACCGCTGGTCAGGATGGATTTCGACAAGATATACGACGGACTGCGCCAGTACTGCTGGAAAACCCGCTTTGTCACCTCGTGGATTTGGACCCGGAAACCCGCGGCAAACTCTGCGTACGCTGACTGATCGTTGtcctccgtcgccgtccgcgagtccttctcgtccgtgTGCTCCGAAAGTCTCTTGAGCTCCTTCTGGACGGCCTGGTACTCCGGGCTCTCTCGCCATACCGTCGGCCAGTCGATATCCGTGTGAGCATTCGGGGCTGCCCCGATGACCTCGAGCATGTGCTCGGCGGGGTTTGATCCGGGCTGAAGGTCTGGGGCACCGTTCCGGCTGAAATAGTCGAGAAGAACGTGCGAGTTCTTGCCGATGTCGCCAAAGTATACCGTCCGACCTCCTCTCGCAAGCAGCAACAACCTATCGAATCTCTGGAACagcgatgctgatggctgGTGAATGGTGCAAAGAATGGCTTGACCGCTCTTGGTCAGCTTTTCCATCAAATCGCAAACTGACCACGATGTCTGGCTGTCGAGGCCTGATGTCGGTTCGTCCAAGAAGAGCAGCAACTGCGGCCGGGCCACCAGCTCAACGCCAATGGTCAAGCGTTTACGCTGCTCGACATTAAGCCCCTCGCCCAGTTCTCCAATCACGGCTTCAGCATACTCCTGCATGCCGAGAAGGTCGATCACAGTATCGACGTAcgccagcttctcctcccGGCTGTACTTTTGAGGCTGACGCAAGAGTGCGCTGAAGCTCAAAGCTTCTCTGACGGTTGCTGTGGGGAGATGCAAATCTTGTTGCGTCACGTATCCGGTCTTGCGCTGGAAGGAAGAGTCCCGGATacggccgtcgacgagcatCTCGCCGCTGACAACGCCCATTGTGACACGGCTAGCTAGCACGTCGAGGAGACTCGTCTTGCCAGCTCCTGATACGCCCTGAGACAACTAATGTCAGAAAGACCGTCATCTACGGCAGGTGATGTGATTGGCATGGACTTACCATGAGCGCAGTCAAGGACCTCGGTTTTACCCACCCGTCGACATTGCTGAGAATCCTTCGGGTCTCTCCCTTGACTTGGACGTCGTAGCAGACATCCTTCCAGTGGAAGAAGGACGTTTGCTTCGCGAGGTCAGGGCTATCGCTATCGTCAACCTTTTGCACAGCCGGGCGCGGCGGGTTGCCGCCAAGCGcttcgttgtcgtcggaTCCCTTCTTCACGTTTTTCAATGCCCGGCGCCTGAACACAAGGACTTCACCCTTGGACCTCTCAGAAGACACCAGctcaacggcgacgaggtaGAAGAGCATGAAGAAGACGGTGATGGCAATCAAGATGCCAAAGTTGCGCCAGCGATGACTGTCAACAAAGTCGTAAACCACACGGAGATGATCTCCACCGTCGACATAGTTGACGCCCGGAACCGCTCCTCCAACGTCGCAAACTCGCTCGTTGGGCTGGATGGATGACGTGTCGTAcccggggccgccggggacgaACTCGGAGCAGCTGAAGTCGCGACCAACAAATTCGTTCAGCGCAAGACTTTCCTGTGCGTAGTACACAGGGTTTATCCAGCGGATCCAGCCTATCCAGTCCTTCAGGTATGTTTGCGGAATGGCGAACCCGCTAAACAGCATCAAAGCCAGCAGGATGAcggtcgagggcgccaaCGCCTGCGACGCCGTCTTGGTGACGGAGCCGAGGAACCGGAAGATCATTGACATGGAGAGCGTGACGCTGAAGGAaatgaggaggaagaagaagaacggccCGGCAGACTCGCGGCGCAGATTCGCCATGAAGTAGATCGGAACGTTGATGAACAGGGAGTTCAGGAGCTTGTACGGAACATCGACAACCATGGCGGCGACCGCCTCCGCGCTTGGGTGGTAAAGAGCGTATCGGGCATGCTTTTCGACGATCTTTCGCTTGCCGTAAAGGGTGAGAATCTCCAGAATGCTGCCCATGGCGTTGATCAGGATACTGTAGAAAATGACGAGAAGCCGCTGGTACATGCTGGATGCCGTGGGAGACAGGTTGTAGAAGATACTCGAGATAATCAGGGATTCGAAGAAGTTTGTTGTTAACATGGTGATGGTCATCCACGGCTCGCTGATCAGGAGCTTGAAGCTACGCCATAGATTCAGATTAATCTGCTGAAGAAACGACAAAGTGTAGGGCGAAGAAGGTCTCTGTCGTTTCGATTGATGGGCTCTCCGTGTGGCGGAAAACTGCTTGTGGGTGTCCCCGCCAAAGGGAAACTCGTGTTCGAACTTGTCAATCTCGACCAGTAGACGCTGTCGATGCTGGCTGTCTTGCCAAGCTCGGGCGAACTCATCAGGGCTCCGCGGTGGTGTTGGCCCTTCCCAGTCGGGTCGCACAACCCTTTCGGAAAAGCTCGTCATCGAAGTAAGAAAGTCGGCCGTGGTCTTCTGCTCGGGACACTGAAATCCAAGCCCTTCGAAGTATGCCTGAGCGTCGGGGGACTTGCCAAAGAAGATCTGACGGCCCTCATACAGAACAATGACCTTGTCGAAGAGCTGTTGCACAACGTGTTAGTTCCAAAGTCGGGTTCAAGATGCTGAGAAAAAGACATTGCGGACTGACATCATATGCTTCCTGTGGTGCCTGGTAAATGGCCACTGCAGAACTGCAGCCAAAGACGTCGGCCTGCATCCGAAGGGTGCGGCAAAACTCGATTGCATTGGCGGAATCAAGGCCTCGAGTACTGTTGTCCCAGCACTGAAGGGGAGCATAGCTCAGCACTGCTTCGGCGATGCTGACCCgcttcctttcccctccgCTCACGCCGCGCACAAAGTCGTCTCCGACCCGGGTGTTTTTGGTATGGGAGATGCCGAGAAGCGCCATGACGACATCGCGAAGGTGCTCAGCGTACTGGTGCTTCGAGATGCCGTCTGGAAGATCCATGATCTGAGGGCAGCGGGCCCGAGCAGCGAAGTAGAGAGTCTCGCCAACAGTCAGGAAGGGGAAGTGATGGTCGAATTCTGCCGTGTAAATGGCCTCTCCTTTGAAAGTCGTCTGCATCTCCTCGCTTGAGATTCCTTGGTAGTTGAGCGTCGCGCCGTCGGCTACGTAGAAGCCGTGTGTCTCGCCCGCGATGGTTTTCAACAGAGTCGTGCAGCCAGACCCCGGAGGTCCCAGGACGGCGAGCATTTCCCCGCTATGGATAACGCCCTCCAGACCGTGCAAGATATCGATCCGCTGCTTTTTCCTCGATGGTAGAATCCACGAAGCCAGCGCTGCAGCCTCCAAGAAGAAGTTCCCAACTGTCTTTTGGTAGTCCATGGTGGTGCCCAGTCCATAAACCTGTAAGTTGCTGAAAGCCAGGCCAACCGTGTTCGGTGCGTTACCGAGAAGAGCTCTGGTCTGGAGCTTGTAGAATGCCGCAGCCCACTTCCGAGCGTTGAAGTCCGGGTTATTGGGGTCGATGGCCGGGTCGGAGGGCTCAGGAAACAATGAGTGGCGATCTCCATGAGATAATGAGGTCAGACGCTTGGCCAAGTCTTGGatctcttcctcgacgtTTTCTTCGATGTCTGACGGGGCGGTGCGAGTCGTGTCGGAATCAAAGTTGGCAACATAAGGCTCAGCTAGGGTCGCATCTGGACCCAGCAACCCAAGAGCTGGCATAGTTGGAGAGTGAGCGAATTGAGCTGATACTCGGCTCTAGATTCCTTCGATGAGTGAATGTCTGAAAACAGAACGCCCAGGTCGTCTTCAAGCTGACAGACACTCGTTGGGCGGCGGAGAATGGCACCGCAATGATACCGTGGGCGGGGCGGGTAAAAGGCCGAGTAATGTACAGCGTCGCTGAAAATAGACGAATAGACAAATGAGCCGTCAAACATGGTGAAGGTCGAATACTTATATTGGCTCGCGCTAATGTCCATTTTGAAGATTCCAAAGTTTCCATGGGTTTGTTGGATCGCTGCGGCGTAGTGGAGATTTTCAATGTCGTCGTTTCGGAGACTGCGAAATGTCCTTAGTGAAGATGATGCGTGATTCGTCAAAATATTTCCGAGCGGATCCGGGCCGCAATTTCGGAGAGTGCGAAGGCCCGAATTGCGGGGCACATCCGCCGGAGTGGGGCCGTTCAGCGGCCGTCGTGCAATTAGAATTCACTGGTGCGTCACACCAGAAGTCCTAATTAGGACTAGACCCGTCTTGATGATGAGCTAAGCATGAGGCACTGTCATTCGCCAGGAATCAACATGACTCCGGAGCGACTTTGTCATCCACCAACTCTTGAGACCTCTGTCAACAACAGCCCCAAGCGCCAGTGCTGTCGCATCTTCTGATCCTTTGGGGATGCAACCGTCTTCTAAGAGCTTGTTCCGCGTGTCCGCTTGCACCAATACCGTTGCCTGCCTCTCCATCGGAACTTGGGGTCTTGAGTTCAGATGGATCGGCAAGGGGTCGTAGTAGTGAACGGTCTATCGGTAAGCACGGaatctcatctcatccttCAACTGCAGCCTGTAGATCCTTGACCTGTCCCGCTTCTAAACAGCCGCCGGTTCGACCCTTTCGATCGATTTGTGACTGACTTTCAGCCCTCTTTTGCAGTGTACAAACTGTCGTGGCAAAAAGGTACCTCGTCGACTGAAGTAACCTGTCCTATGCCCCCAACTTATCTGTTTCTCAGCTTAGATGCAGCCGCGACACCCCCGTGTGTGAGCGGTGCAGCACCCTTAACCTTCCCTGCCAGTACCCCCAACGAAGGCCCCGCACGAGTAAAAGAAAGGACGCAAACCACCACAAGTGAGTTTCTCAGGACCGTGATGACTTTGCTGCTATCTGGACCTGACTAGGGATCCTGCAAAACAGtgccgacaacgacaacaactACACGCTATCTCTCATTCTCGATCGCCTACAACGCATCGAGAAAGGCCAATCGTCAGTCTCCAGGTCCTCTCCAACGTCTGCCGACTCGGCCTCGCAACAGCCGGAGATTAGTGAAACCCTTGACGGAGACAGCCCAGCGTCAAGCTTACTGGCAGTCAATGATAATGTCAGGAACTCCGTTTCAGCATCAAGTCCCACGCCCATCACGCGGCTCCAGGCGACTCCTCTCGCCAGCGATGGGGCTCTGCCAGCATTAAGACCGGCGGCTCTCGGTGCTACTCCCCATCATCCCGCTTCGCTCGACGTCGCGTCCACATTGAGCGACACTTTTGACCGTGTGCGAGATAAGAGGCTCAAACGATCTTTGGGAGTGAATGTGGTGGCAACCGAGGGCATCGACATTTCTCCTGAAAAAGCAAAGACATGGATTCACAGTGA
This sequence is a window from Colletotrichum higginsianum IMI 349063 chromosome 8, whole genome shotgun sequence. Protein-coding genes within it:
- a CDS encoding ABC-2 type transporter, producing MPALGLLGPDATLAEPYVANFDSDTTRTAPSDIEENVEEEIQDLAKRLTSLSHGDRHSLFPEPSDPAIDPNNPDFNARKWAAAFYKLQTRALLGNAPNTVGLAFSNLQVYGLGTTMDYQKTVGNFFLEAAALASWILPSRKKQRIDILHGLEGVIHSGEMLAVLGPPGSGCTTLLKTIAGETHGFYVADGATLNYQGISSEEMQTTFKGEAIYTAEFDHHFPFLTVGETLYFAARARCPQIMDLPDGISKHQYAEHLRDVVMALLGISHTKNTRVGDDFVRGVSGGERKRVSIAEAVLSYAPLQCWDNSTRGLDSANAIEFCRTLRMQADVFGCSSAVAIYQAPQEAYDLFDKVIVLYEGRQIFFGKSPDAQAYFEGLGFQCPEQKTTADFLTSMTSFSERVVRPDWEGPTPPRSPDEFARAWQDSQHRQRLLVEIDKFEHEFPFGGDTHKQFSATRRAHQSKRQRPSSPYTLSFLQQINLNLWRSFKLLISEPWMTITMLTTNFFESLIISSIFYNLSPTASSMYQRLLVIFYSILINAMGSILEILTLYGKRKIVEKHARYALYHPSAEAVAAMVVDVPYKLLNSLFINVPIYFMANLRRESAGPFFFFLLISFSVTLSMSMIFRFLGSVTKTASQALAPSTVILLALMLFSGFAIPQTYLKDWIGWIRWINPVYYAQESLALNEFVGRDFSCSEFVPGGPGYDTSSIQPNERVCDVGGAVPGVNYVDGGDHLRVVYDFVDSHRWRNFGILIAITVFFMLFYLVAVELVSSERSKGEVLVFRRRALKNVKKGSDDNEALGGNPPRPAVQKVDDSDSPDLAKQTSFFHWKDVCYDVQVKGETRRILSNVDGWVKPRSLTALMGVSGAGKTSLLDVLASRVTMGVVSGEMLVDGRIRDSSFQRKTGYVTQQDLHLPTATVREALSFSALLRQPQKYSREEKLAYVDTVIDLLGMQEYAEAVIGELGEGLNVEQRKRLTIGVELVARPQLLLFLDEPTSGLDSQTSWSVCDLMEKLTKSGQAILCTIHQPSASLFQRFDRLLLLARGGRTVYFGDIGKNSHVLLDYFSRNGAPDLQPGSNPAEHMLEVIGAAPNAHTDIDWPTVWRESPEYQAVQKELKRLSEHTDEKDSRTATEDNDQSAYAEFAAGFRVQIHEVTKRVFQQYWRSPSYILSKSILTSGSALFIGLTLVGGSNTERGLRNQMFGVFIFLAMFGQVVQQIMPLFVSQRTMYEARERPAKSYSWKAFLAANIIVEMFWNSIMAVLSFLFWYYPIRLDRNAAWTDAVHSRAATLFLICWAFFLFSSTFAHLMIAGLGSAEVAGGIMNLFFILMFAFCGVLAGPNELPGFWIFMYRVNPFTYIMEGFLTVGLANAPVTCSPTELLVFSAPSGSSCGDYMAEYIGNAGGYLIDGNASECQFCGMADTNAFLSGMNMSFENRWRDFGFVWAFCVFNVAAAAFLYWVARVPRNDFKKK